In uncultured Trichococcus sp., the following are encoded in one genomic region:
- a CDS encoding amidohydrolase family protein, protein MITDLKRYGISKVGVSCLTGVSTREQNDLIYKIMNMYPDFIEGYAFINPKDPDALNEVEKCLGEYKMNGVKFHSWKQGYYPDNRPELDKIFDVIEHYGVHVEMHVGTAPLSTPYIWGEYARKHPKLDFLFTHTGYYEFRNVLYRSC, encoded by the coding sequence ATGATTACTGATTTAAAACGTTATGGGATCAGTAAAGTAGGAGTTAGTTGTTTAACAGGTGTATCTACTAGAGAACAGAACGATCTAATTTATAAGATTATGAATATGTATCCAGACTTTATAGAGGGATATGCATTTATTAATCCTAAAGATCCAGATGCATTAAATGAAGTCGAAAAGTGTTTAGGGGAGTATAAAATGAATGGAGTTAAATTCCATTCTTGGAAACAAGGCTATTACCCTGATAATCGACCTGAACTTGATAAGATCTTTGACGTAATTGAGCATTACGGTGTTCATGTTGAAATGCATGTAGGAACAGCACCATTAAGTACTCCTTATATATGGGGAGAATACGCAAGGAAACATCCTAAACTAGACTTTTTATTTACCCACACGGGATATTATGAGTTTCGGAATGTCCTCTATAGAAGTTGCTAA